The following coding sequences are from one Mercenaria mercenaria strain notata unplaced genomic scaffold, MADL_Memer_1 contig_1107, whole genome shotgun sequence window:
- the LOC128551461 gene encoding uncharacterized protein LOC128551461 produces MIMITVSSFEASPESFAPYSYACKYSSNLHKRYAEIAETLGLHNNLETPCFGRLNIHICQQSHCKKSLTVTEVISTKGCKTLLEKGHFECKSLRSFLERSATSKSAYMNLVVINEGPENLEEVTALNDRHCNMLLIVIADENSEGLAESKYQAERSVNGNIIITSRAKLNEAIGDELERIVLKTIKTKCENVDKWLNEKKCLVVNKGATCGNRKRKSFFDACCKIKDIYRPGLHINDKENDQHFCDSFASRGINGHVSTNIKDATFQMNNNRKVCSTTGVQDYANRKYPVNTSLSSPISDRLQGVDRDTLESLLAEMIALYNNSKVPDYERPQVSQYEEKEISEELRKELQAISSVIGVGYRFTCFVVYVERGEKTEYQQQKIRSILEGNEILDYEIQYVSKCKIFSRVGSKIRATRKCQVRGKPVEGTLGCFAKNKDAKDRDTYALISKHVASFCDSFYISGSSASEILGKVIQSSVSETGLDIAALRLRNVPNENISICAKFKSETTDGEFASYGAVGDDVCDLLKGKLHTYSDYLEHGQRDLVCEGLNVYIWGAVSKPGKGVITMRAFKKGDMKALILVEDRKPSKKGDAPERFCSFGDSGAIVCAEDSRGEFVHILAMLIGIINEEDIQKDQTTRGKYLSVPLSSGLQELDERTGYSFKIFECID; encoded by the exons ATGATAATGATTACAGTCAGTTCATTCGAAGCTTCTCCTGAGAGTTTTGCTCCTTACAGCTACGCATGTAAGTATAGTTCGAACTTACATAAGCGTTATGCGGAAATCGCCGAAACCCTTGGTTTACACAACAATTTAGAGACACCATGCTTTGGTCGTCTGAATATTCATATATGTCAGCAGAGTCATTGTAAGAAAAGTCTAACTGTAACAGAAGTAATTTCAACGAAAGGTTGTAAGACTTTACTTGAGAAAGGACACTTCGAGTGTAAGAGTTTAAGATCATTTTTAGAAAGGAGTGCAACTTCGAAATCGGCATATATGAATCTTGTTGTGATAAATGAGGGTCCAGAGAATTTGGAAGAAGTAACTGCACTTAACGATAGACATTGCAACATGCTTTTAATAGTAATAGCAGATGAAAACAGTGAGGGACTTGCAGAATCAAAGTATCAAGCAGAGAGAAGTGTAAACGGAAACATAATAATAACATCAAGAGCGAAGTTAAATGAAGCTATTGGTGATGAACTGGAGCGAATCGTCCTTAAAACTATCAAGACAAAGTGCGAAAATGTTGATAAATGgctaaatgaaaagaaatgtttaGTTGTAAATAAAGGTGCTACATGTGGAAACaggaaaagaaaatcattttttgacgCATGCTGTAAGATTAAAGATATATACCGCCCTGGACTGCATATCAACGATAAGGAAAACGATCAGCATTTTTGCGATTCATTTGCATCAAGAGGTATCAACGGTCACGTGTCAACCAATATTAAAGATGCAACATTTCAGATGAATAATAATAGAAAAG TGTGCTCAACGACAGGCGTCCAAGATTATGCAAACAGAAAATATCCAGTCAACACCAGTTTATCCAGCCCTATTTCGGATAGACTGCAGGGTGTCGACCGTGATACGCTTGAAAGTTTATTAGCGGAAATGATTGCTCTCTATAATAATAGTAAGGTCCCTGATTACGAACGACCCCAAGTTTCCCAGTATGAAGAAAAGGAAATTAGCGAAGAG CTCAGAAAAGAATTACAAGCTATTTCTTCTGTAATAGGAGTTGGCTATCGTTTTACCTGCTTCGTCGTGTACGTTGAAAGAGGCGAGAAAACGGAGTATCAGCAGCAGAAAATACGCTCTATTTTAGAGGGTAATGAAATTCTTGATTACGAAATACAGTAtgtttcaaaatgcaaaattttttCTCGAGTTGGCAGTAAAATACGGGCTACTAGAAAATGCCAAGTTCGCGGTAAACCAGTGGAAGGAACTCTTGGATGTTTTGCCAAAAATAAGGACGCTAAAGATAGAGACACATATGCGTTAATTTCGAAACATGTTGCTTCGTTTTGTGATTCATTTTATATCTCCGGTAGCTCTGCCTCTGAAATTCTTGGAAAAGTAATTCAGTCAAGTGTTTCAGAAACGGGTTTGGATATTGCAGCTCTTCGTCTTCGCAATGTTCCAAATGAAAATATCAGTATCTGTGCCAAATTTAAATCAGAAACTACTGACGGTGAATTTGCTTCCTACGGTGCTGTAGGAGATGATGTTTGTGATCTTTTAAAAGGTAAACTTCATACTTACTCTGATTATCTCGAACACGGCCAAAGAGATCTAGTATGTGAAGGACTGAACGTTTATATTTGGGGAGCTGTATCAAAACCAGGTAAAGGTGTAATAACGATGCGTGCTTTTAAGAAAGGCGATATGAAAGCACTGATTCTGGTCGAAGATAGAAAGCCTAGTAAGAAAGGAGATGCTCCCGAACGATTTTGTAGTTTCGGTGACAGCGGGGCGATAGTGTGTGCAGAAGACAGTCGTGGTGAATTCGTCCATATTCTAGCTATGCTAATCGGAATAATAAACGAGGAGGATATTCAGAAGGATCAAACAACAAGAGGGAAATACTTATCAGTTCCATTGTCTAGCGGACTTCAGGAACTTGATGAAAGGACGGGATATTCTTTTAAGATTTTTGAATGCATAGACTAA